One stretch of Thermanaerosceptrum fracticalcis DNA includes these proteins:
- a CDS encoding Mu transposase domain-containing protein, with protein MENLVKYVWQNALVPVPEVNSLDELNSMLLNWCEKQRQLRIKDWEQERQELRPLPSAPFKCSSTHMISVSKLLLFQFSRNYYSVPIEYAHRKLRVEAFVDRLEIYIRQLLTAKPMETKTNNSGVTPKTLERLDIPIDHPVKYNWLLSGVTA; from the coding sequence GTGGAGAATCTGGTCAAGTATGTCTGGCAAAATGCCCTAGTACCAGTACCCGAAGTCAACTCATTAGATGAACTCAACAGTATGCTCCTGAACTGGTGCGAAAAACAACGGCAATTGCGTATTAAAGACTGGGAGCAGGAACGTCAAGAACTAAGGCCCTTACCATCAGCCCCGTTTAAATGTTCCAGCACTCATATGATTTCGGTAAGTAAGCTGCTCCTCTTCCAATTCAGCCGTAATTACTATTCTGTCCCCATAGAATATGCCCATAGAAAGTTACGTGTTGAGGCCTTCGTTGACCGATTAGAGATTTACATACGTCAACTGCTAACAGCAAAACCAATGGAAACTAAAACCAATAACTCAGGTGTAACTCCTAAGACGCTAGAAAGACTGGACATTCCCATCGATCACCCCGTCAAGTACAATTGGCTCTTAAGTGGGGTGACAGCATGA
- a CDS encoding DUF6904 family protein, which translates to MERIVQRAYMGNEDEFVECEAARKRVLALCYNIRHALMGDREIEFIDNGMDEEKKRRLSILAPDKNVYLKIYVLWSEMLFITIALNEFLELYNSSIAQVRMLQAAVAGCLKQTVSENVYARMLNIMNGRYVYVNGYIAQYLDILNNQFLKMKKENRVKNLSNIAKRIAERGREYREL; encoded by the coding sequence ATGGAAAGAATTGTACAAAGAGCGTATATGGGAAACGAAGATGAATTTGTTGAATGTGAAGCCGCCCGCAAAAGGGTGTTAGCCCTTTGCTACAATATCCGCCACGCCTTGATGGGAGATAGGGAGATCGAATTTATAGACAATGGTATGGATGAAGAAAAAAAGAGGCGTTTGTCGATTCTTGCTCCGGATAAGAACGTATACTTGAAGATATATGTTTTATGGTCGGAGATGCTGTTTATTACTATAGCGCTAAATGAATTTTTGGAACTTTACAATAGTTCCATAGCGCAAGTTCGTATGCTACAAGCCGCTGTAGCAGGATGTCTGAAACAAACTGTATCAGAAAACGTTTATGCAAGAATGCTAAACATAATGAATGGAAGGTATGTATATGTAAACGGATACATTGCCCAGTATTTAGATATCCTCAACAACCAATTTTTAAAGATGAAAAAGGAAAATCGCGTGAAAAATTTATCAAATATCGCCAAGCGAATTGCAGAGCGTGGACGTGAATACCGCGAATTATAA
- the prxU gene encoding thioredoxin-dependent peroxiredoxin (Most members of this family contain a selenocysteine.) produces the protein MLVGKKAPDFTAKAFHKGKITDVSLEKLKGQWVVLCFYPGDFTFVUPTEISHIAVCYEELKKLNVEVLSISVDSVFSHKIWNDTELSKMVEGGVPFPMLSDQNGSIGKLYDVYDENAGVNIRGRFLIDQEGIVQAAEILAPPVGRNPQELVRQIKAFQHHQKTGEVMPSGWQEGGKTLKPSIALAGNVWKEWQPK, from the coding sequence ATGCTTGTGGGAAAAAAAGCTCCTGATTTTACTGCCAAGGCCTTTCATAAGGGCAAGATAACTGATGTTTCACTGGAAAAGCTTAAGGGCCAGTGGGTTGTGCTTTGTTTTTACCCCGGCGACTTTACTTTTGTCTGACCCACTGAGATCTCGCACATAGCTGTATGCTATGAAGAACTAAAAAAATTGAATGTAGAAGTACTCTCAATCAGTGTTGACAGTGTTTTCTCTCACAAAATCTGGAATGACACCGAATTGTCAAAGATGGTTGAAGGCGGTGTCCCCTTCCCGATGCTGTCCGACCAAAACGGCAGTATTGGTAAGCTCTATGATGTATACGATGAAAATGCCGGTGTAAATATCAGAGGAAGATTCCTTATCGATCAAGAAGGCATTGTTCAGGCTGCGGAAATTCTTGCCCCGCCGGTTGGAAGAAACCCACAAGAATTGGTACGCCAGATTAAGGCATTCCAGCATCACCAGAAAACAGGCGAAGTAATGCCTTCCGGATGGCAAGAAGGAGGTAAAACCCTCAAGCCTTCTATTGCACTCGCCGGTAACGTCTGGAAAGAATGGCAGCCAAAATAA
- a CDS encoding zinc-ribbon domain containing protein, translated as MYSDKVLNCRDCGVEFTFTTSEQEFYHEKGFTNEPGRCPECRSARKAQTRNNSGYVRSEREMFTATCASCGKTATVPFRPSGDKPVYCRNCYQPRGRN; from the coding sequence ATGTATAGTGACAAGGTTTTAAATTGCAGGGATTGTGGTGTAGAGTTTACCTTCACAACATCTGAGCAGGAGTTCTACCACGAAAAGGGTTTTACAAATGAACCGGGTCGATGCCCTGAGTGTCGTTCCGCGAGAAAAGCCCAAACTAGAAACAACAGTGGTTATGTGCGTTCAGAACGCGAAATGTTTACTGCAACATGTGCTTCTTGTGGTAAAACTGCAACTGTTCCTTTTAGACCCAGTGGTGATAAGCCTGTATATTGCAGAAATTGTTATCAACCCCGCGGCAGGAATTAA